The DNA sequence CCGGCCCCGGGCTGCGTTATGCTGGCAAGCTCCGGACTACGGGAGAACAACCGATGATCGACCCGAAGAAGCTGGACGAGATGGCGCGGCGCATTGGCGCTGGCCTGCCGGAATCGGTCCGCGCATTCCAGAAAGACGTGGAACGGCAGGTCCGCTCGACGCTGCACCAGGGTTTCGAGCGCATGGACCTGGTAACGCGCGAGGACTTCGACGTGCAGGCCGCACTCCTCGAACGGACCCGGGCGCGCCTGCGCGAACTGGAAGACAGGATCGCCGCACTCGAAGGCCAGGCGCCGGTCGACGACCGCGGCGGCTCGGACATTACCTGAGCCTAACCCTCATGGCGCGGGCAGCCACCCCCGGTGATGAAAGAGGCGTAGGGCGGAAAAGGCCGAAGGCCGTCATCCGCCATCCGGCGCCCGGGTTGCCGCAGGCCGCGCGGGGCGATCCGAACGCCGAGCGGCGGATGACGCTGCGCTCTTCCGCCCTACGGGTCGCCCGGGACACGAGACAGGCCGTGACTTTCACGCTAACCCTCGACTCGCTTGCGGAACGGCTGGGCGAGCCCCGGAAACGGGCCGACGTGCGCCAACGCGGTTCCCTCGCCTGCAACGCACTGAGCCCATGGACGGCGCGCGGGATCCGCAACCCGCCTGAAACCCAACAGAACAAGGAGGGGCAGGGATGCCCATCGCAATGGTCAACGCCCGTGCCGTCGACGGAATCCAGGCCCCGCTGGTGCGCATCGAGACACACCTCGCGAACGGGCTGCCCGGGTTCCAGATCGTCGGCCTGCCCGAGGCTGCGGTGCGCGAAAGCCGCGACCGTGTTCGTGCCGCGATCCAGACCAGCGGCTTCGAATTCCCGCGCCGGCGCATCACGGTGAACCTCGCGCCCGCCGACCTGCCGAAGGACGGCGGGCGCTTCGACCTCGGCATCGCACTGGGGATTCTCGCGGCCAGCGCCCAGGTTCCCCAGTCCGCGCTGGATCCGCGGGAGTTTCTCGGTGAACTCGGGCTCGACGGTCGGCTACGCGCGGTCGGGGGCACGCTGCCGGCAAGCCTGGCAGCCCGCGACAGCGAGCGCCAGCTGGTACTGGGGCGCGACGACGGCCCGGAGGCCGCACTGGCCAGCGGTGCCGACGTGGTCATCGCCGATCACCTGCTCGAGGTCTGCGCTGCGCTGAACGGCAAGGCCCAGTTGCCTGCCGCGGAGCCGCCCGGCCTGCAGCCGGTATCCGCCCCCGATCTGGCCGATGTGCGCGGGCAGCACCAGGCACGGCGGGCACTCGAAATCGCTGCCGCCGGCGGGCATCACCTGCTGATGATCGGCCCTCCTGGAAGCGGAAAGTCGATGCTCGCCTCACGCATTCCGGGAATCCTGCCGCCGATGACCGAGGCAGAGGCGCTGGAAACCGCCGCGATTCACAGCCTGCGCGGCTCCGACCATCTGCACCACAACTGGCGCTGCCGCCCGTTCCGCTCGCCACATCACACCGCATCCGGGGTGGCGCTGGTGGGCGGCGGCCCGAACCCGCGGCCGGGCGAGATCTCGCTGGCGCACAACGGCGTGCTGTTCCTCGACGAACTCACCGAATTCGACCGCAGGGTGCTCGACGTGCTGCGCGAACCGCTGGAGACAGGCGTGATCCATATCTCCCGGGCCGCACGCCACGCCCAATACCCGGCACGGTTCCAGCTGGTGGCCGCGATGAACCCCTGCCCCCAGGGCTTCGACTGCGACCTGGCCGAACGTTGCCAGTGTTCCCCCGAACAGCGCGCACGACACCGCCGCCGGCTGTCGGCCCCGCTCATCGACCGCATCGATCTGGCGGTCGAGGTGCCGCGCCTGCCGACCACGGCATTGCAGCCGGTTCCCGGAGAGGACGAAGCGTCGGCCAGCGTCGCCGAGCGCGTCCGTGCCGCGCATGAGCGCCAGCGCCGACGCCAGGAGGGCCGGCTCAACAGTCAGTTAAGCGGAAGGGAACTGGAGGTGCATGCCCCATTGGAGCCGGGCGAACGCGTGCTGCTCGAGCGGGCGGTCGACAAGTTCCGGTTGTCCGCGCGCGCCTACCATCGGATCCTCCGAGTCGCACGCAGCATCGCCGACCTGGCCGACAGCGAGACGATCCGCGCAGACCACTTGGCCGAAGCCCTGGGCTTCCGTGCCCTGGACCGGTGGCGGATCGATTGACGCGGGCTTGGTAACCGGTCAGAACGAAGCGACGTACGCCGCGAGGTCCGCGATCGCCTCGTCGGACAATGCCGATGCGTGCGGCGCCATCAGCGGCGTGTTCGGACCCACCGTCTCACCCGCGCGATACTGCGACAAACGCTCGGCGATGTACTCCGCACTCTGCCCGGCGATCTTCGGGAAGATGCCCATCCCCTGCCCTTCGGGACCATGACAGCTCACGCAGGTCGCATACCGCTGCTGGCCACGTTCAGCGTCGCCCGCCGCGACAGGCTCGGCCTCGGGCGCGGGCTCATCTTCGACAGCGGCTTCGTCTTCGACGGCGGGATCGTCAGCCGGCTCGCCGAGGGTCGCAACGTAGACGGCCAAATCGGCAATCGCCTCGTCGGACAGGGCCGATGCGTGCGGCGCCATCAGCGGCGTGTTCGGACCCACCGTCTCGCCCGCGCGATACTGCGACAAACGCTCGGCGATATACTCCGCGCTCTGCCCGGCGATCTTCGGGAAAATGCCCGAGCCCTCGCCCTCGGCTCCGTGGCAGCTCACGCAGGTCGCATACCGCTCCTGGCCGCGCTCCACGTCGCCCGCCGCGGCAGGCTCGGCCTCGGGCGCGGGCTCATCTTCGACAGCGGCTTCGTCTTCGACCGCGGGATCGTCAGCCGGCTCGCCGAGGGTCGCAACGTAGGCGGCCAGATCGGCAATTGCGTCGTCGGACAGGGCCGATGCGTGCGGCGCCATCAGCGGCGTGTTCGGACCCACCGTCTCACCCGCGCGATACTGCGACAAGCGCTCGGCGATGTACTCCGCACTCTGCCCGGCGATTTTCGGGAAGATGCCCGAGCCCTCACCCTCGGCTCCGTGGCAGCTCACGCAGGTCGCATACCGCTCCTGGCCACGCTCGGCGTCGCCATCGGCGGGAACGGCTTCAGGGGCATCCGCCTCCTCGTCTGCAGCCGCGACCTCGACCGGGGCATCCACATCCACTACCCCGGCCTCCGACAGCATGTAGTTCACCGAAGCCGTCACCTCATCATCGCTGAGGTTCGGATCACCGCCTCGCGCGGGCATGGCCTGGAAACCGTCGATCGCATGGGCAACCAGCGTTTCCAGCCCCTTGTCATCCAGGCGAGCGCGCCACTCGTCGGTATCGCTCGTCTTGGGGGCACCGGCCGCGCCGGTGTCATGACACGCCGCACACACGGACTGATACACCTCGCTGGCCGGGCGTGGCTCCGAAGGCGCTGCGTCCTCGTCGACCGCGGCCACCTCGACCCGCCCCACCGGCGCAATGCGCTGGTCCACGGTCTCAGTGACTGCCGGGGCCGGATCCCTTTCCCCAAGGCTGACCTGCCCCAGGAAACTCACCAGGTGATACG is a window from the Thioalkalivibrio paradoxus ARh 1 genome containing:
- a CDS encoding c-type cytochrome, with the translated sequence MERGQERYATCVSCHGAEGEGSGIFPKIAGQSAEYIAERLSQYRAGETVGPNTPLMAPHASALSDEAIADLAVYVATLGEPADDPAVEDEAAVEDEPAPEAEPVAAGDAERGQQRYATCVSCHGPEGQGMGIFPKIAGQSAEYIAERLSQYRAGETVGPNTPLMAPHASALSDEAIADLAAYVASF
- the ubiK gene encoding ubiquinone biosynthesis accessory factor UbiK, with the translated sequence MIDPKKLDEMARRIGAGLPESVRAFQKDVERQVRSTLHQGFERMDLVTREDFDVQAALLERTRARLRELEDRIAALEGQAPVDDRGGSDIT
- a CDS encoding YifB family Mg chelatase-like AAA ATPase encodes the protein MPIAMVNARAVDGIQAPLVRIETHLANGLPGFQIVGLPEAAVRESRDRVRAAIQTSGFEFPRRRITVNLAPADLPKDGGRFDLGIALGILAASAQVPQSALDPREFLGELGLDGRLRAVGGTLPASLAARDSERQLVLGRDDGPEAALASGADVVIADHLLEVCAALNGKAQLPAAEPPGLQPVSAPDLADVRGQHQARRALEIAAAGGHHLLMIGPPGSGKSMLASRIPGILPPMTEAEALETAAIHSLRGSDHLHHNWRCRPFRSPHHTASGVALVGGGPNPRPGEISLAHNGVLFLDELTEFDRRVLDVLREPLETGVIHISRAARHAQYPARFQLVAAMNPCPQGFDCDLAERCQCSPEQRARHRRRLSAPLIDRIDLAVEVPRLPTTALQPVPGEDEASASVAERVRAAHERQRRRQEGRLNSQLSGRELEVHAPLEPGERVLLERAVDKFRLSARAYHRILRVARSIADLADSETIRADHLAEALGFRALDRWRID